One part of the Vicia villosa cultivar HV-30 ecotype Madison, WI linkage group LG6, Vvil1.0, whole genome shotgun sequence genome encodes these proteins:
- the LOC131610068 gene encoding dolichyl-diphosphooligosaccharide--protein glycosyltransferase subunit 4A, which produces MIDDNDLGFFANFLGVFIFVLVIAYHYVVADPKYEGN; this is translated from the coding sequence ATGATTGATGATAATGATCTGGGTTTCTTTGCCAATTTTCTCGGTGTTTTCATCTTTGTGCTGGTGATAGCATACCACTATGTCGTGGCTGACCCTAAGTATGAAGGAAACTAG
- the LOC131610067 gene encoding uncharacterized protein LOC131610067, translated as MSSTTSTIAKTRSELFQTRLGSALRTTLACSIVGITALYSPEHVKGYIKFPSISYVTTILIVSDATLGETVKGCWHVLCATIQVMIFSLLSLQVIRPGHFSDCMAALAVALGAFLVSLPVSTNLLTKRIAYAQLVIIYVSTVIYGAKQGVATHSIHVACSTALGAIASVLAMLLPYPRVAYYEAKKFYQLYTENTSERLNCNIDAISASDNSTAVGYKTRAKYLSTTGAKLLHCVTTTLDGMYWERPQSIISNSRIELEEKLQDLDIPIRGMDIALSSGVSFPVGVIDEELRGVLLDCRGQISQKLDQQAKCFVPFDATIDQEMKQGIFNKYLSIACKDLPTSFFLYCVQLLLDDVSISKKTDHALKKAQKSVDCQSCFNKISELLKNLIPSNKGLIFALKSSLSLGLAVLLGLMYDRTNAYWSGLTIAISFVTGRQPTFSVANARGQGTAFGSIYGIICSFIFQKYVGIVDLRFLALIPWVIFASFLRHSKMYGQSGAISAVLGALLILGRKNYSTPPEFGVARMAEATIGLTCLIIVEIILSPSRAATLAKSELSQTLKTLQDCIKQIAMITPSERELPSSSYQALREEQKKLKSLVCQLREFTAEAEVEPNFWFLPFHNACYNNMLKSLSRTVDLLLFVAYSMEHVTQLAQKDGVVWMDIQGRGNENVKIFKDKVDPILKSLEEITRMKSVKKIESDLKSQNVPHDLESQEGLNADTLRILSRDEEVDSITNSFLQHLEEIADKTHTNKDEETLKVQMLFHYSSLGFCTSSLMREIGKIESEIRELCIWENPSSETNFK; from the exons ATgtcatcaacaacatcaacaattgCTAAAACAAGATCAGAGTTGTTCCAAACTCGTCTTGGTTCTGCTCTAAGAACAACCTTAGCATGCAGCATAGTTGGTATCACTGCCCTATATAGCCCTGAACATGTGAAGGGTTACATTAAATTTCCATCTATTTCTTATGTAACAACAATTCTCATAGTATCTGATGCCACACTTGGTGAAACAGTTAAAGGTTGTTGGCATGTTCTATGTGCAACCATTCAGGTTATGATTTTTTCTCTACTTAGCCTGCAAGTTATAAGACCTGGTCACTTCAGCGACTGCATGGCTGCGCTAGCGGTGGCACTCGGTGCGTTCTTGGTGTCGTTACCGGTATCGACGAACTTGTTGACTAAAAGGATTGCTTATGCACAGCTTGTGATTATTTATGTGAGTACAGTTATATATGGTGCGAAACAAGGAGTGGCTACACATTCAATTCACGTGGCTTGTTCTACTGCACTTGGTGCTATAGCTTCTGTTCTGGCCATGTTGCTACCTTATCCAAGGGTTGCTTACTATGAG GCTAAAAAGTTTTACCAATTATACACTGAGAATACATCTGAGAGATTAAACTGCAATATAGACGCTATCTCTGCCTCAGACAACTCAACTGCTGTTGGTTATAAAACTCGAGCCAAGTACCTTTCCACAACAGGAGCCAAGCTTCTCCATTGTGTCACAACTACTCTG GATGGCATGTATTGGGAACGACCTCAATCAATAATTTCCAACTCTCGTATTGAACTGGAAGAGAAACTGCAAGACTTGGATATACCGATAAGAGGGATGGACATTGCTCTATCGAGCGGCGTGTCTTTTCCTGTTGGTGTTATAGATGAAGAGCTCAGAGGTGTTCTGCTCGATTGCAGAGGACAAATCAGCCAAAAATTAGATCAGCAAGCTAAATGCTTTGTTCCTTTTGATGCAACTATAGATCAAGAAATGAAACAAGGCATTTTCAACAAATACCTATCCATAGCCTGCAAAGATCTTCCAACCTCGTTCTTTTTATACTGTGTGCAACTTCTCCTGGATGACGTGTCTATTTCAAAGAAAACCGACCATGCGCTGAAGAAAGCTCAGAAAAGTGTTGACTGCCAATCGTGCTTCAACAAGATCAGTGAGCTTTTGAAGAACTTGATTCCCAGCAACAAAGGCTTGATCTTTGCATTAAAGTCCTCTCTGTCATTAGGACTTGCTGTGTTACTTGGTTTGATGTATGACAGGACTAATGCATATTGGTCAGGGCTCACAATTGCAATCAGTTTCGTGACTGGACGACAACCGACATTCTCAGTTGCAAATGCACGAGGACAAGGCACAGCTTTTGGATCAATCTATGGGATCATATGTAGCTTCATTTTCCAAAAATACGTGGGAATTGTGGATTTAAGGTTCTTAGCTCTTATACCGTGGGTCATTTTCGCTTCTTTTCTAAGGCATAGTAAAATGTATGGCCAATCTGGGGCAATTTCAGCAGTTTTAGGGGCCTTGTTGATCCTTGGTAGGAAGAACTATAGTACTCCACCTGAATTTGGAGTTGCTAGAATGGCCGAGGCTACAATAGGACTCACTTGCCTTATCATCGTAGAGATTATATTAAGCCCCTCGAGAGCTGCAACTCTAGCAAAATCAGAACTTTCTCAAACCTTGAAAACACTTCAGGACTGCATTAAGCAGATTGCCATGATTACCCCTAGCGAAAGAGAGCTTCCATCTTCAAGTTACCAAGCCCTGAGAGAAGAGCAGAAGAAGCTCAAATCTCTTGTGTGTCAATTAAGAGAATTTACAGCAGAAGCTGAGGTGGAGCCAAATTTCTGGTTCCTTCCATTTCATAACGCCTGCTACAACAATATGCTGAAATCTCTATCAAGGACGGTAGATCTCTTGCTTTTTGTGGCTTACTCAATGGAGCATGTTACACAATTGGCACAGAAAGATGGAGTAGTTTGGATGGACATCCAAGGTCGAGGGAATGAGAATGTGAAGATTTTCAAAGACAAAGTTGACCCCATATTGAAAAGCCTGGAAGAGATAACACGGATGAAGTCTGTTAAGAAAATTGAAAGTGATTTGAAGAGCCAAAACGTTCCTCACGATCTCGAGTCACAAGAAGGTCTCAATGCAGACACATTAAGGATCTTGAGCAGAGATGAAGAGGTTGATAGCATTACAAACTCTTTCCTCCAACATCTAGAGGAAATTGCTGACAAAACTCATACCAACAAAGACGAGGAGACGCTTAAAGTTCAGATGCTTTTTCATTACAGCAGCTTGGGATTCTGCACCAGTAGCTTGATGAGAGAAATAGGGAAGATTGAGAGTGAAATAAGAGAGCTATGTATATGGGAGAACCCCTCAAGTGAAACAAACTTCAAATAG